The Nitrospirota bacterium genome includes a window with the following:
- a CDS encoding pyridoxamine 5'-phosphate oxidase family protein, which produces MDTDDRLSSEVFHPGEAAIQHRLGVREQIEDLGRRVVRDYMPDQHRTFFAQLPFILIGALDSTRQPWATVLAGPAGFVQSPDPRTLVIDAHPDATDPLAGALVPGASVGLLGIEPHTRRRNRMNGIIQEASGSGLQVAVSQSFGNCPKYIQARKPEYVEVSPGEAQIRRGATLDVEQQARIRQADTFYIASAHPSSEANSARYEGVDVSHRGGKRRFIRVDADGSRLTIPDFIGNFLFNTLGNLQLNPRCGLLFIDFSSGGLLHVAGRGVVIWDGPQVTAFEGAQRLVQFEIEGWQWVDGVLPLRWGPEELSPFLEKTGEWTADDPPRSTASATCVLPSATTCRPSRA; this is translated from the coding sequence ATGGACACCGATGATCGATTGAGCAGCGAGGTTTTCCACCCTGGAGAGGCCGCGATCCAGCATCGCTTGGGCGTTCGAGAGCAGATCGAGGATCTGGGCAGGCGTGTGGTTCGAGACTACATGCCTGACCAGCACCGCACCTTCTTCGCGCAGTTGCCGTTCATCCTGATCGGAGCCTTGGATTCGACCCGACAGCCTTGGGCCACTGTTCTGGCCGGCCCTGCCGGCTTCGTTCAGTCGCCGGATCCGAGAACTCTGGTCATCGACGCGCACCCGGACGCCACGGATCCGCTTGCTGGTGCGCTGGTGCCCGGCGCATCGGTCGGGCTGCTCGGCATAGAGCCTCATACGCGTCGTCGCAATCGCATGAACGGCATCATTCAAGAGGCTTCTGGGTCCGGTCTGCAGGTCGCAGTGTCCCAGAGCTTCGGCAACTGTCCCAAGTACATCCAGGCCCGAAAGCCCGAGTACGTGGAAGTATCCCCTGGCGAAGCGCAGATTCGACGGGGCGCTACGCTTGACGTCGAGCAGCAGGCGCGCATCCGCCAAGCCGACACGTTCTATATCGCGTCGGCCCATCCGAGCTCAGAGGCGAATTCCGCGCGTTACGAGGGAGTCGATGTGTCCCACCGCGGCGGGAAGCGCAGATTCATTCGGGTCGATGCTGATGGTTCGCGACTGACCATTCCAGACTTCATCGGAAACTTTCTCTTCAATACGCTCGGCAACCTGCAGTTGAATCCGAGGTGCGGACTGTTGTTCATCGATTTTTCATCCGGAGGGCTGCTCCATGTGGCCGGGCGCGGAGTCGTCATCTGGGACGGGCCTCAGGTCACCGCATTCGAGGGAGCTCAGCGCCTGGTCCAGTTCGAGATCGAAGGCTGGCAATGGGTCGATGGTGTGTTGCCGTTGCGATGGGGCCCGGAGGAACTGTCCCCTTTCCTCGAGAAGACCGGCGAGTGGACCGCGGACGACCCGCCGCGATCGACCGCGTCAGCGACCTGCGTTCTGCCGTCTGCAACCACCTGTCGGCCATCGCGTGCTTGA
- a CDS encoding DUF1993 domain-containing protein: MSLGMYQTTIPPAIRALTTLRHLLGKAAAHCEARRIDPSAFIGFRFFPDMLPFASQVRIATDMPRLCVWRLSGAEPPKFSDDEATFAELDGRVETTLAFLSAAQPSQIDGTEDRPITFKTARGEVTLKGIDYVQRFVLPNVFFHTTTTYTMLRHNGVEIGKADYLGEL; encoded by the coding sequence ATGTCCCTGGGAATGTATCAAACCACTATTCCGCCAGCGATTCGGGCGCTCACGACCTTGCGGCATCTGCTTGGCAAGGCTGCTGCACATTGCGAGGCGCGCAGGATCGATCCCTCCGCCTTCATAGGCTTTCGGTTCTTTCCGGACATGCTGCCGTTCGCATCGCAGGTTCGCATCGCCACCGACATGCCCCGGCTTTGCGTCTGGCGCTTGTCCGGTGCCGAGCCCCCCAAGTTCTCGGACGACGAAGCGACGTTTGCGGAGCTCGACGGCCGGGTTGAGACGACGTTGGCCTTCCTGTCCGCAGCTCAGCCCTCGCAGATCGATGGCACCGAGGACAGACCGATCACCTTCAAGACGGCGCGCGGGGAGGTCACCCTCAAGGGGATCGACTACGTCCAGCGCTTCGTCTTGCCGAACGTCTTTTTCCACACCACGACGACCTACACGATGCTGCGGCACAACGGCGTGGAGATCGGCAAGGCGGATTATCTGGGAGAGCTCTGA